A portion of the Apium graveolens cultivar Ventura unplaced genomic scaffold, ASM990537v1 ctg6684, whole genome shotgun sequence genome contains these proteins:
- the LOC141703467 gene encoding uncharacterized protein LOC141703467: MNYHTVPPPPPEDKERVPRAGSIHIILGGSHIGGDSRKAMDRYAREAKDKPLTNVNHLSQRPPELFEREVDDIVFKENDAKWVHYPHTDALVIKMKIGTALKAAESRNASREIAEAGECDIPMEEAEGRKRIRPEGHETCNLISIEELPENYFEHMGIHVEPRPGALLMEASQPIMLIQEGIVEEASDEEESPEQITARLRRGKWAHKETTITMDPPDGITRTVTATSERLINPTQAHQTELKDAEGLAITEMEKTSEARADLDPRMPPMVERAGAAEDTIPILVDPNDPSKVLRIGSNLSPDLREDLARFLRENLDVFAWSHSDMIRIDPNVMCHRLNLDPKKKGVRQKRRPISGERAEALREEVDRLMEAGLVREAFYPVWLANPVLVKKPNEFFKARKGVGRNFKWTEEYEEAFQNIKKHLSSPPMLSNPKAGEILILYLAVSDFAISAVLVREEDGVQLPVYYMSKRLADAETRYTSLEKLAYALILASRKFRPYFQAHKIEVRTSYPLRQVMHRPESSGRMLKWTVELGQFEVDYKPRTAIKGQALADFVLEFPPHQEVEPGALVVIPSTEEVGLERQNSAPWWSLYVDGASNGDGAGAGIELISPEAHKIRHATHLAFHATNNDAEYEALINGLKLALEMKVENLNMFSDSMIVVYQINGGYQAKGPRTELYLKCAQRIIARFNELRLELIPRGQNEGADELAKLGSRRESTLLGIVPLDIQRQPSVPEHEVGSLSNELDPTWMTSVLAYIREGSLPDEKNEARRIKYKAARYVIYDEILYRRGFSVPLLKCIHGEECNYILRERPSP, from the exons ATGAATTATCATACCGTCCCTCCTCCACCCCCAGAAGACAAAGAAAGGGTCCCTCGGGCTGGTAGtattcatattattctaggcgggtctcacATTGGTGGAGACAGCCGAAAGGCGATGGACAGATATGCCCGGGAAGCAAAGGACAAGCCGCTCACCAACGTCAATCATCTAAGCCAAAGGCCCCCGGAGCTCTTTGAAAGGGAGGTCGATGATATCGTGTTTAAAGAGAATGATGCAAAATGGGTGCATTACCCTCATACCGATGCCCTagtcataaaaatgaagattgggacg GCACTCAAAGCGGCCGAGTCAAGAAATGCCTCAAGGGAGATAGCTGAAGCAGGTGAGTGCGACATCCCCATGGAAGAGGCAGAGGGCAGGAAAAGAATACGTCCTGAGGGCCACGAGACTTGTAATTTGATTTCAATTGAGGAGTTGCCCGAGAACTACTTCGAGCACATGGGAATTCATGTGGAACCACGCCCAGGGGCCTTACTAATGGAAGCATCTCAGCCCATCATGTTGATACAAGAGGGGATTGTAGAGGAagcaagtgatgaagaagagagcccAGAACAAATCACTGCAAGACTTAGGAGAGGGAAGTGGGCACACAAAGAAACAACAATCACTATGGACCCACCCGACGGAATCACTCGAACTGTAACTGCAACCTCTGAACGCTTGATAAACCCGACCCAAGCTCACCAGACCGAGCTCAAGGATGCGGAAGGTTTGGCAATCACGGAAATGGAAAAAACTAGCGAGGCTCGAGCAGATTTAGACCCGAGAATGCCCCCAATGGTCGAGAGGGCCGGGGCCGCAGAGGACACAATCCCGATCTTGGTAGACCCAAATGATCCCTCCAAGGTACTCAGAATAGGCTCTAACCTAAGTCCTGACTTGAGAGAGGATCTAGCCCGCTTCCTAAGGGAGaatttggatgtctttgcatggtcacactcCGATATGATACGGATTGACCCAAATGTCATGTGCCACCGGCTCAACTTGGACCCGAAAAAGAAGGGGGTTAGGCAAAAGAGACGGCCGATTAGTGGAGAGAGGGCAGAGGCCCTCAGAGAAGAAGTGGATAGATTAATGGAGGCAGGACTTGTGAGAGAAGCCTTCTACCCCGTGTGGCTGGCCAACCCTGTGCTTGTCAAGAAGCCCAATG agttcttcaaagcaagaaaagGAGTGGGGAGGAACTTTAAGTGGACCGAAGAATATGAGGAAGCCTTTCAGAACATAAAGAAGCATCTCAGTAGCCCTCCAATGTTGTCCAACCCAAAGGCAGGAGAAATTTTGATCCTATACTTGGCCGTCTCCGACTTTGCAATAAGTGCAGTATTAGTCCGAGAGGAGGATGGTGTCCAGCTCCCGGTATATTATATGAGTAAAAGGCTAGCCGATGCCGAGACTCGATACACAAGCCTCGAAAAGCTAGCGTATGCTCTGATTCTGGCCTCCCGAAAATTCAGGCCCTATTTTCAGGCACATAAGATAGAAGTGCGAACCTCCTACCCCCTCAGACAAGTGATGCATAGACCAGAGTCTTCTGGTCGAATGTTGAAGTGGACGGTTGAGCTCGGCCAATtcgaggtggattataagccaagGACTGCGATCAAAGGCCAAGCCCTGGCCGATTTTGTGCTAGAATTTCCCCCACATCAAGAAGTGGAGCCGGGAGCCCTTGTTGTTATACCTAGCACAGAAGAAGTTGGACTGGAGAGACAAAATAGTGCCCCATGGTGGAGCCTATATGTGGATGGTGCCTCTAACGGTGATGGAGCAGGAGCTGGAATCGAGCTAATCAGCCCAGAGGCTCACAAAATCAGACATGCGACCCATCTGGCCTTTCAtgcaaccaacaatgatgctgagtatgaggccCTGATCAACGGTCTCAAGCTAGCTTTGGAAATGAAGGTCGAGAATTTGAATATGTTTAGTGACTCCATGATTGTGGTCTATCAGATAAATGGGGGGTATCAAGCTAAGGGGCCGAGAACAGAGCTTTACCTGAAGTGCGCACAGAGGATAATCGCAAGATTCAATGAGTTGAGGCTGGAACTAATCCCGCGTGGGCAGAATGAAGGCGCGGACGAGCTAGCTAAGCTCGGCTCACGCCGCGAGAGCACTTTGCTAGGGATCGTGCCCCTTGATATACAGAGGCAACCTAGTGTGCCCGAGCACGAGGTGGGCAGCCTCAGTAATGAGCTCGACCCCACGTGGATGACATCTGTTCTAGCATACATAAGAGAAGGTTCACTTCCGGACGAAAAGAACGAGGCAAGGAGGATAAAATACAAAGCAGCCCGCTATGTGATATACGACGAGATTCTATACAGAAGAGGGTTCAGTGTTCCTCTTCTCAAATGCATACATGGGGAGGAATGCAACTACATCCTAAGGGAA aggcCGAGCCCCTAG